The Thalassospira sp. TSL5-1 sequence TACCGCAATGCCAGTGATTGGTGGGGAATATATCTTCCGGCAGCGGATGGGTACCATTCGGGCCTTTGACGACAAGTTTGCCGGTTGTTGTATCTTTTTGTGCCGAAATGGCGGTTTTATCGCCATCGTCATCCACCGTAACCGCCAGTTTTGTCAGTTCGTCCTTTTGCCACAGGGCTTCGGAGCGATAGACAAACTGATAGGCGCTAAACCCTAAAAAACTGACCCTGATGTCGCTTTCGGAAATCACCTGCAAACCGTCACGCCCCTGATGAAAGGATACATGATGGGTGCCGACCGGCGATCCTTCGCGGCGGATTTGAAAGGTCCAGTCCGCGCCGCCATAAAGTTTGATCGGGTCCGGGTTGCTGCAATTGGCATCAGGCAAGATGGCAGCGGCGGTGTCTTTATCCTTGCTGGAAGGTGATGCGGCATGGGCTATGTCAGTTAAGCACACAGCCAGCAAAAGGGCCATCAGTGCCGAAACCGGCATGAGATGGGCGAACCCCGCCTTTATGGGTGTGTTGCGCAAGGGAAGGGACGAATGCCGGTGACCAAAACCATAACCTGTCATTTTTATCATCTTTGTCATAAGGGGTTTATCTGCCAGAGCATCTTTTTTCAAATCGTGTCC is a genomic window containing:
- a CDS encoding DUF6134 family protein; its protein translation is MTGYGFGHRHSSLPLRNTPIKAGFAHLMPVSALMALLLAVCLTDIAHAASPSSKDKDTAAAILPDANCSNPDPIKLYGGADWTFQIRREGSPVGTHHVSFHQGRDGLQVISESDIRVSFLGFSAYQFVYRSEALWQKDELTKLAVTVDDDGDKTAISAQKDTTTGKLVVKGPNGTHPLPEDIFPTNHWHCGILSHSTVLNTLTGNENDVKITNLGTEKIVAGNGGAATITATHIRYEGELNTDAWYDARGRWVGLSFKARDGSKIIYRCLTCTKTDRSPQ